ACCTCGCAGCAGGTACTTTCATTGATGGTCATTTTGTAGAAATGCCTGCAGTTATAAATGAGGATATTGACCTCACTGGGACCTCATTATGTTCTCTACCAGAGGACAATAAATACCTGGATGATATTCATCTGTCAGAATTAACGCACTTCTATGAAGTGGATATTGATCAATCCATGTTGGATCCTGGTGcctcagaaacaatgcaaggagaAAGTCGGATTTTGAATATGATTCgacaaaaaagcaaagagaacacaGATTTTGAGGCAGAATGTTGCATAGTGTTAGATGGTATGGAGTTGCAAGGGGAACGTGCAATATGGACAGATTCTACCAGCTCCGTGGGTGCTGAGGGCTTATTCCTGCAGGACCTTGGCAATCTGGCTCAGTTTTGGGAGTGCTGTTCATCCAGCTCTGGTGATGCGGATGGGGAGAGTTTTGGAGGAGACTCTCCAGTTAGACTCTCTCCCATCTTAGACAGCACAGTGCTCAATTCACACCTGCTTGCTGGCAATCAAGAGCTCTTTTCAGATATTAATGAAGGATCTGGTATAAACTCTTGTTTTTCAGTGTTTGAAGTGCAATGCAGTAATTCtgttttaccattttcttttgaaacactCAACTTGGGAAATGAAAATACAGATTCTAGTGCTAATATGCTTGGGAAAACACAGTCTAGATTGCTAATATGGACCAAAAATAGTGCCTTTGAAGAAAATGAACACTGTTCTAATCTTTCAACAAGAACTTGTAGTCCATGGTCCCATTCAGAAGAAACACGTTCAGACAATGAAACATTAAATATTCAGTTTGAAGAATCCACACAGTTTAATGCCGAAGATATTAATTATGTAGTTCCTAGAGTCTCGTCAAATTATGTAGATGAAGAACTTCTAGATTTTTTGCAAGATGAAACTTGCCAGCAAAACAGTAGAACTTTAGGTGAgattcctgcattagttttcaAAAAAACATCTAAACTAGAATCCGTCTGTGGTATTCAGCtagaacaaaaaatagaaaacaaaaattttgaaacTACACAAGTATGTAATGAAAGTCCACATGGAGATGGCTACAGCTCAGGGGTTATTAAAGACATTTGGACAAAGATGGCAGACACAAATTCTATGGCCACAGTAGAAATAGAAAGAACTGATGCTGAGTTGTTTTCGGCAGATGTAAATAACTACTGCTGCTGTCTAGATGCTGAAGCTGAACTGGAGACCCTTCAGGAGCCTGATAAGGCTGTGCGGAGGTCAGAGTACCATCTGTGGGAGGGACAGAAAGAGAGCCTGGAGAAAAGAGCATTTGCTTCTAGTGAGCTATCCAACGTGGATGGTGGTGATTATACAACACCCTCTAAACCCTGGGATGTAGCCCAAGATAAAGAGAACACATTCATTCTTGGAGGAGTTTATGGAGAACTCAAAACCTTTAACAGTGATGGGGAATGGGCAGTCGTACCACCCAGCCACACAAAAGGAAGCCTGTTACAGTGTGCAGCTTCTGATGTAGTGACGATAGCTGGTACAGATGTCTTTATGACCCCGGGAAACAGTTTTGCTCCTGGGCACAGGCAGTTATGGAAACCCTTCGTGTCATTTGAACAGAATGATCAGCCGAAGAGTGGGGAAAATGGGTTAAATAAgggattttcttttatcttccatGAAGACTTACTAGGAGCTTGTGGCAACTTTCAAGTCGAAGATCCTGGACTTGAATACTCGTTTTCTTCCTTTGACTTAAGCAATCCATTTTCACAAGTTCTTCATGTAGAATGCTCATTTGAACCTGAAGGGATTGCATCTTTCAGCCCCAGTTTTAAACCGAAATCAATCCTCTGTTCTGATTCAGACAGTGAAGTGTTGCACCCCAGGATATGTGGTGTTGACAGAACACAATACAGGGCTATTCGGATCTCTCCTAGGACTCACTTTCGCCCAATTTCTGCATCCGAACTGTCCCCAGGAGGAGGAAGCGAGTCAGAATTTGAATCTGAGAAAGATGAAGCAAATATTCCCATTCCTTCTCAAGTGGATATATTTGAAGATCCGCAGGCAGATCTCAAACCTCTGGAAGAAGATGCAGAGAAAGAAGGCCATTACTATGGAAAATCAGAGCTTGAGTCTGGAAAATTCCTTCCCAGGTTAAAAAAATCTGGGATGGAAAAGAGTGCTCAGACATCACTGGATTCCCAGGAGGAATCAACTGGGATTCTGTCAGTAGGAAAGCAAAATCAGTGTTTGGAATGTAGCATGAATGAATCCCTGGAAATAGATTTAGAAAGTTCAGAAGCAAATTGTAAAATAATGGCACAATGCGAGgaagaaattaataatttttgtggTTGCAAAGCAGGTTGTCAGTTTCCTGCTTATGAAGATAATCCACTTTCTTCGGGACAGCTGGAAGAGGTATGTGTCTGCGTATTGGTATTTGACAAAAGGATTTGATCAGAGTTTAACCGAAGAACAGACATGTCAGGCAATGAAAGATGGGGTTAAATTATCGGGAAGTTAGCATAAATGTCTTAAAACTTAAATTGTTCTAATTTTACATGTAAGGACTTAAAATGGATTTGATATTTATAAATTTGAACTAGACAGTAGAGtttttctggagagaaaaagcttttaaaaatcacaggaTGTAAGATTCCTATGTGTTGTCTTAAGATACATgttattggccgggtgcagtggctcacgcctgtaattccagcactttgggaggccaaagcgggtggatcatttgaagtcaggagttcaagaccaccttggccaacatggtgagaccccatctctactaaaaatacaaaaattacccaggcgtggtggtggacacctgtaatgccagctacttgggaggctgaggcaggagaattgcttgaacccgagaggcaaaggttgcagtgagctgagattgcattctgcactccagcctgggtgagagggtgagactcttgtctcaaaaaaaaaaaaaacaaaaaaacaaaaaccatgtgtTATACTTAAAGCAAAAACCTAACATATAAATGTTCCAACATTCAAAGTTGATGAATCAGGAAGTGGCTGCTATTAAAGTGTAGCAAGCCTGTCTAACTGACTCTTAGAAGTTGATCATTTTATCAAAACTTGTGTTTTCCATGTAAAACAAATTATATCTCTATGGAGTTCTCAAAAATACATTGTGGTACATGTAGAAATTCACCCACACCCCAAATGCAACAAAATTGCTTCTAAAGAACCTATAAAGAAGTATCTTGCTTTATACAAAGTACATATTCCAGAAGCTGTGCGGGTTATATGTTACCCCTATGGAATGAGGATAATACTAAGTTTTGTTAATGAGAGTCGTTGTACCCCTCCACTGTATGCCCAAGAAATGGCTTGAGGTTAAACTGATTGTACAAGAAATAACACTTAAGACAATAACCTGTTTCACAAAAAAAAGCGTAGCAGTCTGCCCACTTTTCCACTGTTTTCGATATGTGAGTGCCTGGCCTTTCTCCAGAAACagcttatttaattttgtttttgtttttgttcttgttttgttttggggacgtgtcactctgtcgcccaggcttcagtgcagtggtgcgatctcagctcactgcaacctccacctcccaggttcaagtgattctcctgcctcagcctcctaagtagctggcattaaaggcatgcaccaccacgcctggcaaattatttgtatttttagtagagacagggtttcaccaggttgaccaggctggtcttgaactcctgacttcaagtgatccacctgccttggcctcccaaagtgttgggattacaggcgtgagccgccacgtcCGGCCCAGCTTATtgaaaaaaagagatggaggTGTTTAGAAGTCATGTTACCTGTGGCCGGAGAGCAGATGAGTGTTGCCCTTCCTCCCAACTGTCCTGCACACCCTCCCCTCTCCTGTACACCCAAAATGTACAATTTTGGATTGTACATCCAAATCCTACCCATACCGTGAGACTTCCTTCATATGCCACCTCCTTCACTGACACTTTTCCTAAttccctctctcccctgctcCAGCCCCACTCTGCATCAGAATCAATTTTGCCCCTCTCTTAATTTTCATGCACTGTATGCCTCTTTTTGATTGCATTTTCCATTTCTcatgagttatttatatcctgGACTGTAAGCTCCTTGTGGCTGTGGACCTTACTCATTTGTCCGCCAGAGTGCCCAGGTGTGGGGCTGCTTGCCTGGGATTCTAGGAAGCCCCCAGGAGACTTGAGAGTCATTGCTCTAATCAGCTACCTAGAGACCCGTAGAGGATGAATTTAATCCTATTGAAGCCCTGCTAAGAAAAAACCCAGTAATGTTGTTAGCctttatctgtttgtttattgCCCCATTTTTCATCCTTAAATATTCCTTCATGTACTTTGTATTTCACCTGGTTCCagattgggaagaaagaaaaagaggaaagaagcaagaTTCTACATACCACTACCATATTCCTTCGCTTTCTAGTATGTTGATGTATTTATGTGTTATCAGAATTCTGGGTTTCCTTGAAAGGTCTTAGCCGCCAAAAACATTTGCAGAGGACATTTTGGGATGGTCTGATAGTTTAGATGTTGCCAGCACTGCTCTCTCGGCAGCGTTGTTACAGTTCAGAAGCCGGGTTCAAGCTTACTTCATAGATTCATCTGAGATATGGAAGAGGCTGAGAGAGTGACCTGAAGGGACAGTTTGGGGCCAGCCTGGTACTAGAACCTGTATCTTTCTGTTCTGTCACATTGTTTGGTCAGTTTTAAAGGTGCTTTTAAGAGGATGTGCTTCCGACCCTTTTCCTGAGTCAGTCCGGTCTTTTCAGAAAGCAATCTGGGAGGTGTGTTTGAAGATCAGTAGA
The window above is part of the Chlorocebus sabaeus isolate Y175 chromosome 27, mChlSab1.0.hap1, whole genome shotgun sequence genome. Proteins encoded here:
- the KIAA0232 gene encoding uncharacterized protein KIAA0232 homolog isoform X3 — encoded protein: MYPICTVVVDGLPSESSSSSYPGPVSVSEMSLLHALGPVQTWLGQELEKCGIDAMIYTRYVLSLLLHDSYDYDLQEQENDIFLGWEKGAYKKWGKSKKKCSDLTLEEMKKQAAVQCLRSASDESSGIETLVEELCSRLKDLQSKQEEKIHKKLEGSPSPEAELSPPAKDQVEMYYEAFPPLSEKPVCLQEIMTVWNKSKVCSYSSSSSSSTAPPASTDTSSPKDCNSESEVTKERSSEVPTTVHEKTQSKSKNEKENKFSNGTIEEKPALYKKQIRHKPEGKIRPRSWSSGSSEAGSSSSGNQGELKASMKYVKVRHKAREIRNKKGRNGQSRLSLKHGEKAERNIHTGSSSSSSSGSVKQLCKRGKRPLKETGRKDPGSTEGKDLYMENRNDTEYKEEPLWYTEPIAEYFVPLSRKSKLETTYRNRQDTSDLTSEAVEELSESVHGLCISNNNLHKTYLAAGTFIDGHFVEMPAVINEDIDLTGTSLCSLPEDNKYLDDIHLSELTHFYEVDIDQSMLDPGASETMQGESRILNMIRQKSKENTDFEAECCIVLDGMELQGERAIWTDSTSSVGAEGLFLQDLGNLAQFWECCSSSSGDADGESFGGDSPVRLSPILDSTVLNSHLLAGNQELFSDINEGSGINSCFSVFEVQCSNSVLPFSFETLNLGNENTDSSANMLGKTQSRLLIWTKNSAFEENEHCSNLSTRTCSPWSHSEETRSDNETLNIQFEESTQFNAEDINYVVPRVSSNYVDEELLDFLQDETCQQNSRTLGEIPALVFKKTSKLESVCGIQLEQKIENKNFETTQVCNESPHGDGYSSGVIKDIWTKMADTNSMATVEIERTDAELFSADVNNYCCCLDAEAELETLQEPDKAVRRSEYHLWEGQKESLEKRAFASSELSNVDGGDYTTPSKPWDVAQDKENTFILGGVYGELKTFNSDGEWAVVPPSHTKGSLLQCAASDVVTIAGTDVFMTPGNSFAPGHRQLWKPFVSFEQNDQPKSGENGLNKGFSFIFHEDLLGACGNFQVEDPGLEYSFSSFDLSNPFSQVLHVECSFEPEGIASFSPSFKPKSILCSDSDSEVLHPRICGVDRTQYRAIRISPRTHFRPISASELSPGGGSESEFESEKDEANIPIPSQVDIFEDPQADLKPLEEDAEKEGHYYGKSELESGKFLPRLKKSGMEKSAQTSLDSQEESTGILSVGKQNQCLECSMNESLEIDLESSEANCKIMAQCEEEINNFCGCKAGCQFPAYEDNPLSSGQLEEIGKKEKEERSKILHTTTIFLRFLFPVLNTDIQGMNRSQEKQTWWEKALYSPLFPASECEGVFCL
- the KIAA0232 gene encoding uncharacterized protein KIAA0232 homolog isoform X1, yielding MYPICTVVVDGLPSESSSSSYPGPVSVSEMSLLHALGPVQTWLGQELEKCGIDAMIYTRYVLSLLLHDSYDYDLQEQENDIFLGWEKGAYKKWGKSKKKCSDLTLEEMKKQAAVQCLRSASDESSGIETLVEELCSRLKDLQSKQEEKIHKKLEGSPSPEAELSPPAKDQVEMYYEAFPPLSEKPVCLQEIMTVWNKSKVCSYSSSSSSSTAPPASTDTSSPKDCNSESEVTKERSSEVPTTVHEKTQSKSKNEKENKFSNGTIEEKPALYKKQIRHKPEGKIRPRSWSSGSSEAGSSSSGNQGELKASMKYVKVRHKAREIRNKKGRNGQSRLSLKHGEKAERNIHTGSSSSSSSGSVKQLCKRGKRPLKETGRKDPGSTEGKDLYMENRNDTEYKEEPLWYTEPIAEYFVPLSRKSKLETTYRNRQDTSDLTSEAVEELSESVHGLCISNNNLHKTYLAAGTFIDGHFVEMPAVINEDIDLTGTSLCSLPEDNKYLDDIHLSELTHFYEVDIDQSMLDPGASETMQGESRILNMIRQKSKENTDFEAECCIVLDGMELQGERAIWTDSTSSVGAEGLFLQDLGNLAQFWECCSSSSGDADGESFGGDSPVRLSPILDSTVLNSHLLAGNQELFSDINEGSGINSCFSVFEVQCSNSVLPFSFETLNLGNENTDSSANMLGKTQSRLLIWTKNSAFEENEHCSNLSTRTCSPWSHSEETRSDNETLNIQFEESTQFNAEDINYVVPRVSSNYVDEELLDFLQDETCQQNSRTLGEIPALVFKKTSKLESVCGIQLEQKIENKNFETTQVCNESPHGDGYSSGVIKDIWTKMADTNSMATVEIERTDAELFSADVNNYCCCLDAEAELETLQEPDKAVRRSEYHLWEGQKESLEKRAFASSELSNVDGGDYTTPSKPWDVAQDKENTFILGGVYGELKTFNSDGEWAVVPPSHTKGSLLQCAASDVVTIAGTDVFMTPGNSFAPGHRQLWKPFVSFEQNDQPKSGENGLNKGFSFIFHEDLLGACGNFQVEDPGLEYSFSSFDLSNPFSQVLHVECSFEPEGIASFSPSFKPKSILCSDSDSEVLHPRICGVDRTQYRAIRISPRTHFRPISASELSPGGGSESEFESEKDEANIPIPSQVDIFEDPQADLKPLEEDAEKEGHYYGKSELESGKFLPRLKKSGMEKSAQTSLDSQEESTGILSVGKQNQCLECSMNESLEIDLESSEANCKIMAQCEEEINNFCGCKAGCQFPAYEDNPLSSGQLEEIGKKEKEERSKILHTTTIFLRFLFPVLNTDIQGMNRSQEKQTWWEKALYSPLFPASECEECYTNAKGESGLEECPDAKETPSNEERLLDFNRVSSVYEARCTGERNSGAQSDGFRRKMCSSASSTSEETGSEGGGEWVGPSEEELFSRTHL
- the KIAA0232 gene encoding uncharacterized protein KIAA0232 homolog isoform X4 encodes the protein MNKMDTPLEKQKLFWESSGIETLVEELCSRLKDLQSKQEEKIHKKLEGSPSPEAELSPPAKDQVEMYYEAFPPLSEKPVCLQEIMTVWNKSKVCSYSSSSSSSTAPPASTDTSSPKDCNSESEVTKERSSEVPTTVHEKTQSKSKNEKENKFSNGTIEEKPALYKKQIRHKPEGKIRPRSWSSGSSEAGSSSSGNQGELKASMKYVKVRHKAREIRNKKGRNGQSRLSLKHGEKAERNIHTGSSSSSSSGSVKQLCKRGKRPLKETGRKDPGSTEGKDLYMENRNDTEYKEEPLWYTEPIAEYFVPLSRKSKLETTYRNRQDTSDLTSEAVEELSESVHGLCISNNNLHKTYLAAGTFIDGHFVEMPAVINEDIDLTGTSLCSLPEDNKYLDDIHLSELTHFYEVDIDQSMLDPGASETMQGESRILNMIRQKSKENTDFEAECCIVLDGMELQGERAIWTDSTSSVGAEGLFLQDLGNLAQFWECCSSSSGDADGESFGGDSPVRLSPILDSTVLNSHLLAGNQELFSDINEGSGINSCFSVFEVQCSNSVLPFSFETLNLGNENTDSSANMLGKTQSRLLIWTKNSAFEENEHCSNLSTRTCSPWSHSEETRSDNETLNIQFEESTQFNAEDINYVVPRVSSNYVDEELLDFLQDETCQQNSRTLGEIPALVFKKTSKLESVCGIQLEQKIENKNFETTQVCNESPHGDGYSSGVIKDIWTKMADTNSMATVEIERTDAELFSADVNNYCCCLDAEAELETLQEPDKAVRRSEYHLWEGQKESLEKRAFASSELSNVDGGDYTTPSKPWDVAQDKENTFILGGVYGELKTFNSDGEWAVVPPSHTKGSLLQCAASDVVTIAGTDVFMTPGNSFAPGHRQLWKPFVSFEQNDQPKSGENGLNKGFSFIFHEDLLGACGNFQVEDPGLEYSFSSFDLSNPFSQVLHVECSFEPEGIASFSPSFKPKSILCSDSDSEVLHPRICGVDRTQYRAIRISPRTHFRPISASELSPGGGSESEFESEKDEANIPIPSQVDIFEDPQADLKPLEEDAEKEGHYYGKSELESGKFLPRLKKSGMEKSAQTSLDSQEESTGILSVGKQNQCLECSMNESLEIDLESSEANCKIMAQCEEEINNFCGCKAGCQFPAYEDNPLSSGQLEEIGKKEKEERSKILHTTTIFLRFLFPVLNTDIQGMNRSQEKQTWWEKALYSPLFPASECEECYTNAKGESGLEECPDAKETPSNEERLLDFNRVSSVYEARCTGERNSGAQSDGFRRKMCSSASSTSEETGSEGGGEWVGPSEEELFSRTHL
- the KIAA0232 gene encoding uncharacterized protein KIAA0232 homolog isoform X2 yields the protein MYPICTVVVDGLPSESSSSSYPGPVSVSEMSLLHALGPVQTWLGQELEKCGIDAMIYTRYVLSLLLHDSYDYDLQEQENDIFLGWEKGAYKKWGKSKKKCSDLTLEEMKKQAAVQCLRSASDESSGIETLVEELCSRLKDLQSKQEEKIHKKLEGSPSPEAELSPPAKDQVEMYYEAFPPLSEKPVCLQEIMTVWNKSKVCSYSSSSSSSTAPPASTDTSSPKDCNSESEVTKERSSEVPTTVHEKTQSKSKNEKENKFSNGTIEEKPALYKKQIRHKPEGKIRPRSWSSGSSEAGSSSSGNQGELKASMKYVKVRHKAREIRNKKGRNGQSRLSLKHGEKAERNIHTGSSSSSSSGSVKQLCKRGKRPLKETGRKDPGSTEGKDLYMENRNDTEYKEEPLWYTEPIAEYFVPLSRKSKLETTYRNRQDTSDLTSEAVEELSESVHGLCISNNNLHKTYLAAGTFIDGHFVEMPAVINEDIDLTGTSLCSLPEDNKYLDDIHLSELTHFYEVDIDQSMLDPGASETMQGESRILNMIRQKSKENTDFEAECCIVLDGMELQGERAIWTDSTSSVGAEGLFLQDLGNLAQFWECCSSSSGDADGESFGGDSPVRLSPILDSTVLNSHLLAGNQELFSDINEGSGINSCFSVFEVQCSNSVLPFSFETLNLGNENTDSSANMLGKTQSRLLIWTKNSAFEENEHCSNLSTRTCSPWSHSEETRSDNETLNIQFEESTQFNAEDINYVVPRVSSNYVDEELLDFLQDETCQQNSRTLGEIPALVFKKTSKLESVCGIQLEQKIENKNFETTQVCNESPHGDGYSSGVIKDIWTKMADTNSMATVEIERTDAELFSADVNNYCCCLDAEAELETLQEPDKAVRRSEYHLWEGQKESLEKRAFASSELSNVDGGDYTTPSKPWDVAQDKENTFILGGVYGELKTFNSDGEWAVVPPSHTKGSLLQCAASDVVTIAGTDVFMTPGNSFAPGHRQLWKPFVSFEQNDQPKSGENGLNKGFSFIFHEDLLGACGNFQVEDPGLEYSFSSFDLSNPFSQVLHVECSFEPEGIASFSPSFKPKSILCSDSDSEVLHPRICGVDRTQYRAIRISPRTHFRPISASELSPGGGSESEFESEKDEANIPIPSQVDIFEDPQADLKPLEEDAEKEGHYYGKSELESGKFLPRLKKSGMEKSAQTSLDSQEESTGILSVGKQNQCLECSMNESLEIDLESSEANCKIMAQCEEEINNFCGCKAGCQFPAYEDNPLSSGQLEEFPVLNTDIQGMNRSQEKQTWWEKALYSPLFPASECEECYTNAKGESGLEECPDAKETPSNEERLLDFNRVSSVYEARCTGERNSGAQSDGFRRKMCSSASSTSEETGSEGGGEWVGPSEEELFSRTHL